The Macaca nemestrina isolate mMacNem1 chromosome 1, mMacNem.hap1, whole genome shotgun sequence genome contains the following window.
caagagcgaaactctggctcaaaaaaaaaaaaaaaaaaagtttgggctgggcatggtggctcacgcctgtaatcccagcactttgggagtccaaggtgtgAGGAcaacaagctcaggagttcaagaccagcctgaccaacatggtgaaaccccgtctctaataaaaatacaaacatttgctgggtgtggtggtgtgtgcctgtagtcccagctactctggacgctgaggcaggctaatcgcttgaacctgggaggcggaggttgcagtgagctgagatcacgccactgtactccaggctgggccacagaacaagactctgtctcaaaaaaaaaaaaaagtttttatttatttgaatttttactttAACAAAGGAATGTGTATAGTTTTAAACACCAACTAGTTCAAcaaatttttggggggtggtggggCATTTTCAAGTGAAAACCGGAAAACCCGCTAAACAAATTCTGAAAGCTGTAACTTCAGTGGACGCGGTGGGTCACGActgtaatagcagcactttgggggggctgaggtgaattgcttgagcccaggattttgagaccagcctggacaacatagggagatcccgtctacgtacacacacacacacacacacacacacacacacacacacacacacacagagtagctgggtgtggtggcccacttCTGTAGTCCTTGCTGCTccagagtctgaggtgggaggatagcttgagtccaggaggtcgaggctgcagtaaacgGTGTTCGCACCACTGCtcaccaccctgggcaacagagcaagaccttgtctcaaaaaaagaaaaagaataggaaaaaaaaaaaaaaagagttgtaacTCTACAAggcttttaatgaaaaataaccaTCCCCTGCTCCTCTTCTCTAACCCTTACATATACAACCTACATATACAACCATGCTCCAGTTTCTACGCTACTTCTTCTGGTACTTACCTCTACATTTCTTCAACAACCCTCcggcctaggcctcccaaagttctgggaacaCAGCTCCACTGTGGCCGGCTCCAATTTTTAGTTAAATCAATACTTAGTGTTTACACTGTTACGGCTGTGAAAATTTTCTTCACAGCTGAGCCATTTGTGTTTGTGCTAAGACTGTGAATCTGTAAAAACTGCTTTTGTTAATTAACATCAAAGACATAAGGCTGAGaaacttcattttctaaaatCATAGTCACAAACTTTGCTGTCTGAAATCAGTCAGTGCGAATGGAACATCTTACTCTTGCTAGAAGTTCTGAGCCATGTGGattactttggcctcccaaagtgttgggattacaggcatgagccactgtgcccagtctagaTAGTGGGTTTTTGGACACTATATTCTACATTtatcttaactttttaatttccaAGTGGTCCCTCAGCTTGGACTTCTTCTTGACCCCTTCACTTAAAGTTATGCTTACCTCGAACCTATGAAAACAGTGCTTCATTTAACTTTTAGCTAGCCTAtagtatcagctacttgggaggctgaggcaggaggatcacttgagtccaggagtttgagcccagcctgggcaacatagtgagacttcaactctaaatgaataagtaaataaattttaaaatataaattttaaagtcaaGCATTTCCAGTATCCTGTTGTATTAGTTCATATTCACattactgataaagacatacccgaaactgcaaacaaaaagaggtttaattggacttacagttccacatggctgggaaggtctcagaatcatggcgggaggcaaaaggcacttcttacatggtggcagcaagagaaaaatgaggaagaagcaaaagcagaaaccccgataaactcatcagatcttgtgagacttattcactatcatgaaaatagcacGTGAAAGAGTGGCCCccattggccaggcgcggtggctcacgcctgtaatcccagcactttgggaggctgaggcaggcggatcacgaggtcaggagatcgagaccatcctggctaacatggtgaaacctcgtctctactgacaatacaaaaaattagccgggcgcggtggcgggcgcctgtagtcccagctactctggaggctgaggcaggagaatggcgtgaacccgggaggcggaggttgcagtaagcggagatcgcgccaaaaaaaaaaaaaaaaaaagagtggcccccatgattcaattatctccccttgggtccctcccacaacaagtgggaattctgggagatacttATCAActtgaaatttgggtggggacacagccaaaccatatcacctgtaATGaccatatttcttcctttttaatgaaTTGCCCCACAGTTCCTCTAGTGTGTTCTCTCTGTTGCAGCAAGTTAATAAACCTGTCAAACTACAGATGTGGTCTTTATAAGACAGGCTTTtatcaattttctttcctttcttttataacTCTTTGTTTCCTCTGAAGTTGATAATTGCCTAACCTTTTCTCTTacttagttctctctctctctttctctttctctgtataaTAAATTCATCCCCAAAAATGTTCGAAAGAATTATACTCCTTCTTTCAGTGCCTTCACCACCTCACGTAATTCTTccgatctttcttttcttttcttttttttttttttttttttaacacagccTCCTGGAGCCCTTCTTCCTCTGGCTCCAAGTTATATTCGTTGTTGTCCTTGTAAAAATATAACTACCTCTGTTCTAACAATAATCTCAAGCCTTCATGGTTAGTTGTCAATGCAACTGTTTCCCTGACTCCTGCTTTCCCCCTCCATCCAAAGAGGGGTCGAGTCGCGTGATATCTCTGTATCTCCAAAGTCTATCATGGTAATCAGTAAAtgttctggctgggcgcagtggctcatgcctgtaatcccagcactttgggaggctgaggtgggcagatcacttgaggtcaggagtttgagaccaacctggccaacatagtgaaatacccgtctctactaaaaatacaaaaattagccgggcttggtggcatgcgcctgtaatcccagctgcttgggagacagaggttgcagtgagctgaaatcgcgccactgtactccagcatgggcgacagagcgagacttcgtctcaaaaaaaaaaaaaaaagagttctgtcCAGCCTAGACAGTCTAGAGAGACCCTGTCAAGaacggaaagaaagaaaagaaagacatgttCGAATGAATGAACCAGTGAATGAAGGAATGGATTTCAGCTCTGGAGAATTGAGTTTAAGGGGAACAGTATTATATTCCCATCTTGTTGCAACATTTAAGGATGTCCTCAAGATCCAAGCCAGCCTGGAGCGTAGCCCAAGGTGGGGAAGCAGCGCCCAGGCCTCTCCAGACCCAGCCTGCTCCGGGTTTGCGGAGCGCAGTCCGCTGGACCCCGCCTAGACTGAGGCGGTGGCCAAGAGTACGCCAAGGACCGCCAGGTGAACTACAACTCCCAGAAGGCCGCGCGGAAGCGGAGCGTGAGCCAGGGAGGACTTCCGGACATGAATATCCGGGCCGCGCGGGGAATGGGAGACGTGGGGCAGAGGTAAGTGTAGGTTGAAAGCTGAACGGAGAGGGCGACAGATGGGGAGTGGGTCTCAAATATAGAGGGGGGTAGCAAGGTGGAAGGAACCCTTCCACCTTTTGTGGGCACTCAAGTTCGGACCGCTGGGATCGGCGATTCCCCTCTGGCTACGGTTGGTTTAAATGCTCTCTCCCTGGGCGGGCTTCGGTTGAGTTTGGTCCgcttttcctttctgctcctcaggggagcattgttttcttttctcgcAGTGACCATGACGAAATTAGCGCAGTGGCTTTGGGGACTGGCGATCCTGGGCTCCACCTGGGCGGCCCTGACCACGGGAGCCTTGGGCCTGGAGCTGCCCTTGTCCTGCCAGGAAGTCCTGTGGCCACTGCCCGCCTACTTGCTGGTGTCCGCCGGCTGCTATGCCCTGGCCACTGTGGGCTATCGTGTGGCCACTTTTCATGACTGCGAGGACGCCGCACGCGAGCTGCAGAGCCAGATACAGGAGGCCCGAGCCGACTTAGCCCGCAGGGGGCTGCGCTTCTGACAGCCTGACCCCATTCTTGTCCGGACAGCCCTTCCTCCCATGCCCCATTAAAGAGCCAGTATTTTCTAACTTCGTTTAGTTTGAGTATGGAAAATGGGTGTTGGGGATTCAGTGTACTAACTGTCGAGAAGTGAATGTGAAAGAACCACCTTCCTGAGGCCATCTCAGCCTGTATTTTGCATCATGCTGGTGTTCCCATTTTTGCTCCCAAGGAGGCAAAGACGCCTTCTCAAGATCTCTCAGGATGGAAATGACATTTCACTTTCTTGGTCCTTTCAGCCCTATAGGAAGTacttcttcttatttatttttttttttctgagacagagtctcactctgtcgcccaggctggagtgcagtggggcgatctccgctcactgcaagctccgcctcccgggttcacgccattctcctggctcagcctcctgagtagctgggactacaggcgcctgccaccacgcctggctaattttttgtatttttagcagagacggggtttcaccgtgttagccaggatggtcttgatcttctgacctcgtgatccgcccacctcagcctcccaaagtgctgcgattacatgcgtgagccaccgcgccgcccggcgtacttctttttttttttttttttttgacagggtctcactcttttgcccgggctggaatgcagtggtggaatcatggctcactgctgcctcaccctcccgggctcaaacaatcctcccacctcagcctccagagtagctgggactacaggcatgtgccaccacgccgccaggctaatgtttaattttttgtagtgacagggtctcgctgtgttggtcaggctgttctcaaactcctgggctcaagtgatcctcctgcctgggcctcccaaagtgctgtaattacagacataagccaccttACCCGGCCAGAAGTACTTTCTTGAAGCCTAACTTCCATTCTTCATAACATccaagttttgttctttttaaggcCTTTCTGGGTCTTTCCAGCCTTTTGGTTCTTTGAGATACCTTTTCTGGGCCTACCCTACCAACCTGAGAATAACTGTGGATTTACCCTTCACCAAACCAGACAGGTTTAGAATCATGAGTAGAGAATGAACCATcatgggcaggggtggggaacACTTTTATTTTAAGGCATATTCATATCGGCATATAAGGCACATTCATATCagaatggcacgatcttggctcactgcaacctccacctccctggttcaagcaattctcctgcctcagcctcctaagtagctgggattacaggcatgtgccaccatgcccagttaattttgtatttttagtagagacggggtttcaccatgttggtcaggttggtcttgaactcctgacctcaggtgatccgcccaccttggcctcccaaagtgctgggattacaggcgtgagccaccacgcccggccttttaaGGCATATTCTAAATATAGCACCCCAacctccaaaatttaaaaaaaaaaaatctctaaaaaataaagtgatttcATCTCTTAGGCCCCAACCAATCATCTAAGTAAAGCTCTTTCTTTGGTCCCTTTATCCTCAAAGTCATCTCTTGTTCCCACAACCCACTGCACCTGGGAAGCTGGACAGGAGGCCCAGCTGAAACAAGGAGGTCTCTTTGGTTCAGGTTGGCACTAAGGTGCCCAGTGGTCAGGTGAGCAGCCTCAGGTTTGCAGGAACCAATAGTTCCTGTCTTGCTCCTGGGGGTACTTCCAGAAAAGCCAGAAGCGGATAAAGCTGGTGACGATTCCTGGAAAGTTGGACACCTGAAATCACAAGAACTGCTATGAGGAGAGGAGCCAGTTTTCTACCTTGCACCCCTGTCACCCCATCCCTGTTGTGCTTACCATGATGTAGGGATCTCTGAGTCGAAACCCATAGAGgcaccaggaggcagaggtgagaatGGTAGCAATGGTGAGTGGGTAGGAGAGACATTGGGTTGATTTAGTCTGAATGACCTTAGCCTGtgggaaagaataaaagactCTCTTGGCTCAAG
Protein-coding sequences here:
- the LOC105497999 gene encoding dolichol-phosphate mannosyltransferase subunit 3, producing MTKLAQWLWGLAILGSTWAALTTGALGLELPLSCQEVLWPLPAYLLVSAGCYALATVGYRVATFHDCEDAARELQSQIQEARADLARRGLRF